The following DNA comes from Rhipicephalus microplus isolate Deutch F79 chromosome 6, USDA_Rmic, whole genome shotgun sequence.
TAGAGGGACATTCCATGTTCAACTATTCTTTTCGTCATGACTCCCAGTAACCATCTTCTCCTTAAGTTATATCTTGTTttggtgtcagccgcactgcaGTGTGTTTAAATTCGCAAGCTTGCTGACCCGTTAAACTTATTTCACACATTACTCATAAAAATATTTCGCAAGTATGTCCTTCCTGGAGAAAAAGTACGCTACTTTTGTATTCGCAAGCATCTGGCTTTATTTCTTCCGTGAGGAAACCCTATTTAAGAAGAACTAGGGAGTCTTCTCAAAAAAGCATTCATGCATTCCACAGTCACTTCTCTATAGATTGTTGAATTTACTCTAATTTGGAGATTTTTCTGCATGCCCCTATTAGCAGACTTGCTGATCTTCCTGTGTACGTCCGATAACCCTATAAAACTTCTCTGCACATCCCTTAATTCGCAGGTTTCCAGGCAGCAGGGTACCCTATACGAGTGGTCCTTCGAAATATTAAGATGGCAACCGACGCTTTCACGTACATTGAGGGTCTTTACATCGGCAAGGCTTTTCCAGAAGACGCCGTGCGATCAACCATCGCTTACGAGCCACGACCAGGAGACCTGTTCATCGTAACGTATCCCAAGTGCGGCACCTCATGGATGCAGCAGATCGTCTACAACATCCTTACCGACGGCAACATACCTGAAGACAAGACGGACGCTGTGCTGCGCCTGCCCTTTCTCGAGATCCAAGGAGCCGACGCCGCCACCCACTCCCTCAAGCCCGGAGCGTTCAAGACTCACCTGCCCTTCTGGCTAAATCCTTACTCGCCCGACGCCAAGTACATTTACGTTGCTCGAAACCCGTATGACTGCTGCGTGTCCTTCTACCACCATACCAAGAACTTCGCCATGTACCACTACGAGGACGGCACGTTCGATGACTTCCTCGACAAGTTCGTCGACGGTAAAGTGGACTTCGGGAACTACTTCGACCACCTTTTGTCGTGGTACGAGCATCGCCACGACCCTAACGTCCTCTTCCTCACCTTCGAGCAAATCAAGCGTGACCCGAGGGCTTCGATACTTCGCGTTGCTGAGTTCATGGGCGATGCTTATGGAGCCAAACTGCGTGATGACGAAGCCCTGCTGAAAAAAATCATAAACGCCGTATCGTTCGAAAATATGAAAGATTCCCTGAATTCTAAGTACGACGCCGTCAAGACGAAAGTTGGCTCTGTTGACCAACAGGTTTCTGATAAAACTGACCTGTCTTCGAGAATTAAAGAGTGGCACCCGGCTTTGGTGAAGGGTTTCGAGGCCTTCAAGGCATACTTTGCAAAACCCATGAAGGGAGACTTCGCTAGAAAGGGTGTCGTAGGTGATTGGAAAAAGCATTTCAGGGATGATCACGTTGCTAAGATGAAGCGGTACATTGCTTCTAAGACAGCTGGAAGTGACGTAATGAGCCTTTGGCCGGAAATTCCCGTCAATTAATTTACATCTTAGCGCTGCCGTAAAAAAGAGAAAGGAGTTTGTAACAGTGGTAGTGGTCCGGTGTGAAGTGATTTTTAGCCACGCAACCTTATTTGGTAGTAACGCACAATGTGTACTGTGTTAATAATGAATAAAAAGCCCGGTCGCAAAAATATTTTTTGCTATAATTTAGTTTCTTCTGGTCACTTCGCACAAATCTGTGGCACTTATAAGGTGCATACACGATCTCTTTCAAAAACAACCCCTCAGTTAAGCTGTTTTACAGGACTCATATCACAAAAAAATTAAGTCATTCATTATACGCCATTCCTCTGCAATGTAT
Coding sequences within:
- the LOC119168004 gene encoding amine sulfotransferase-like gives rise to the protein MATDAFTYIEGLYIGKAFPEDAVRSTIAYEPRPGDLFIVTYPKCGTSWMQQIVYNILTDGNIPEDKTDAVLRLPFLEIQGADAATHSLKPGAFKTHLPFWLNPYSPDAKYIYVARNPYDCCVSFYHHTKNFAMYHYEDGTFDDFLDKFVDGKVDFGNYFDHLLSWYEHRHDPNVLFLTFEQIKRDPRASILRVAEFMGDAYGAKLRDDEALLKKIINAVSFENMKDSLNSKYDAVKTKVGSVDQQVSDKTDLSSRIKEWHPALVKGFEAFKAYFAKPMKGDFARKGVVGDWKKHFRDDHVAKMKRYIASKTAGSDVMSLWPEIPVN